One Caldisericota bacterium genomic window, GTTTCCAGGAAAAATCACATTGCATGGCATTTTGTTGTAGTTGTTTGTATAGTTTTACATTGTCGTATATTTTTTTTGCTCTCTGCATAGCCTCAAGAAAATCATCTGAACAATACTCACTAAACGATATGCCATTTCCGCAATGAGTATATTCATTATAATTATCTACCGTATCCTTGAGACCGCCAGTTTCTCGTGCTATGGGGAGTGTACCATATTTGAGGGAGATGAGTTGTCCCAATCCGCATGGTTCATATTGTGATGGCATCATAAAAAAATCACTTCCGGCATAAATTTTGTGGGCAGTTGCTTCATCAAATTTGATTAGTGTCTTAAGCTTATCCGGGTACTGTTTTTGTAAGCTAATCAAAACATCTTCCAATGCTTTTTCCCCGGTGCCGAGTATAATTACTCTTATGTCTTCCTTAAGAAAACTATTCAGCATGTCTACCAGTATATCTATTCCTTTTTGCCCTGCAAGTCTACCGACCAGACCGTAAAGCGGTTTGCCTTTTACATCAAAGTTAAATTCTTCGCCCAATTTTATTTTATTTTCTTCTTTGTCTTTGACTGTGTTGATTGAATAGTTTTTGTAGATCAATTGATCTGTTTCCGGATCCCACAGAGAGTAATCAATACCGTTCAAGATGCCTATTAGAAAATTTTTTCTTGTATTTAATATGCCGTCCATCCCAACTCCGTACTCTTTTGTGCGAATTTCTTTTGCGTATGTCGGGCTTACAGTGCTGATAAAATCTGAGTAGACAATTCCTGATTTAAGAAAACTTACATTACTGTAAAATTCGATTTTATCAGGGCTAAAGTATTTTCTATCGATATGAAGCAAATCAAGAATACCCGGTGGAAAATTACCCTGGTATCCCAGGTTGTGAATGGTAAACAGAGTTTTTATATTGAGGCGTTTATCTTTAATAAATAGAGGAATAAGTCCTGTTTGCCAATCATTTAAGTGAAGAATGTCTATATTTATCCCCATAATGTCGATTGCCTTAAGTACTGCAAGGGCGAAATATCCAAACCGTTCTGCATTATCTGGATAATCTCTTTGTTTTGTTCCGTACAAGCTGTCTCTTCCAAAATAATGGTCTTGCTTTATTAAAACCAGAGTTTTACCTTTTTCTATCTCTTTTGATAAAATCTGTCCTTTTGTTTCTTGAGATCCTATTTGAATTGCAATGCTTCCTTCTATTTTTAGATCAGATGGGGTATTTTTAATTGTTTTATACATTGGCATAAAGAGATAAATTTCATTTTCTTCCGTATGATATACATTGAATAGTGTTCCTGCTATATCAGCTAATCCTCCTGATTTTGCAAAAGGAACTGCTTCGCTTGTTACTATTCCTATTTTCATATCTTATTTCCCTTCCGTTTCTCTCAAGAATTTTGCTGCATTTTCTGGCGACATCGGGTTAATATAGAGCCCTGTACCCCATTCAAACCCAGCTGTTTGCGTGAGCCGTGGGACAATTTCTATATGCCAATGGTAATGTGGCAAGCGCAAATTGTTAAGCGGAGCAGAATGTATATAAAAGTTGTACGGCACATTCGGTACTACTTTAGATAGCATTTTCAATGTCCGTTGTAATGCATCTGCTAAATAAGAAATTTCACTACGTTTTATTTCTGCATAGTCTGAACTATGTTGTTTTGGAAGAATCCATGTTTCAAAAGGAACAATTGATGCAAATGGCACAAAGGCAACGAATCCTTGATTTTCTAAAACAAGTCTTTGTTTATCTCCTATTTCTTGTGCTACCATATCACAATATACACACCTTTCTTTATAATCATAATATCGTCTGCTTCCTTCCAATTCTTCTTTTACCGTTTTTGGCACAACAGGTGTTGCAATAAGTTGTGAATGTGTGTGTGAGAGTGATGCTCCTGCTTCCTTCCCTTTGTTTTTAAATACGATGATATACTTAAGACGTGTATCCTTTCTTAAATCCAAGAATCGGTCTCTAAATGCCCATAAAATATCTTCTATGTGCTTTACAGGCAGATTTTCTAGTGAATCTGCTGGATTTGGAGATTCAATAATGACTTCATGGGCTCCGATGCCGTTCATCATATCATATACGCCAATCCCTTTTCTATTTAAATCTCCCTCTATTTTTAGTGCAGGAAACTTGTTGGGGATCACTCTCACCCACCATCCGGGTGTATTGGGCGCAGTTCCTGGTGTTCTGTATGATAGAATTTCTGGCGGTGTTTGTGACTCATTTCCTTCAGAAAATGGGCCTGCTTTTGGTTCTTTTTCAACTATTTCTTTTGTCTTAAAATCACTTGGTCTCATTGCTCGCTCAATTGCGATGATTACCCATCTTCCCGTGATCGGATCTTTTCTTAATTCTGGCATTTATAACTAACCTCCCTATTTTATTTGCAAGTTTATATTTATTATCTTTTCTTTAATTATATCTTTTTTGCTAAAAATAAAAGAAAGTCCTTGAAACGTTCTTTCAAACCCGCTTTCAGATTGTGAAACAGTATATATGGGAAATGTCCATAATTGAACCTTTTCCGTGAAGCTAATGCTAAGGCTTATGTTCTGGATAAATTCTTCTATTTCAAACTCTTTGTCTTGAAGCTTTATGTGGTTTTTACAATCTTGCTTGTTTATCTTAAGTCCATCTTTAAAGAACATGAAATTGAATTCTATTCCGAAGAATAAGGGGAGTTCTTTATCGGCGTGTATTTCATACTTAGCCCGAATTTCTCTCCTTTCTTTTGGAACAATAATTTCTTTTTTTAACGAAACCTCTTCCCAATTTTCTCCACACCAAACATGTCCGTCTCTTTGAAGTAAAAGGGATAAACTGTTGTTTGTTTTTTCTGTTTTTCCATTATATTTGCCAAGCACAAAATCTCCTTGCTCTCCAAACTGCATTTTGTGAATGGATTCAACTGTTGTATCTGCTCTAAAAAAGTGGTCAATAAAAGAATTTCTTCTATACCAATCGTATATTAAAAATTTATCTAAATTGCTTTCTTTTGTTGTTGTAATATTATGAATTGTGTCTATTTCTTCCTGATTTTTATTATTTATTTTATTTAATTTGAGAATTTTTTTATGATATGGCTCTTTTCTTCTTGTAAGCACATTTTGTATGTTTAGTTCCTTTATTTTGTCGTCCAGCTCGTAAAGGGTTCCGCCTTTTTTTGTAAAGTATAAATTTAGCTTTGGCGTTTCCAGTATAAACTCTTTTTTGCCGTCCTTA contains:
- the galT gene encoding galactose-1-phosphate uridylyltransferase, whose protein sequence is MPELRKDPITGRWVIIAIERAMRPSDFKTKEIVEKEPKAGPFSEGNESQTPPEILSYRTPGTAPNTPGWWVRVIPNKFPALKIEGDLNRKGIGVYDMMNGIGAHEVIIESPNPADSLENLPVKHIEDILWAFRDRFLDLRKDTRLKYIIVFKNKGKEAGASLSHTHSQLIATPVVPKTVKEELEGSRRYYDYKERCVYCDMVAQEIGDKQRLVLENQGFVAFVPFASIVPFETWILPKQHSSDYAEIKRSEISYLADALQRTLKMLSKVVPNVPYNFYIHSAPLNNLRLPHYHWHIEIVPRLTQTAGFEWGTGLYINPMSPENAAKFLRETEGK
- the glgA gene encoding glycogen synthase GlgA, translated to MKIGIVTSEAVPFAKSGGLADIAGTLFNVYHTEENEIYLFMPMYKTIKNTPSDLKIEGSIAIQIGSQETKGQILSKEIEKGKTLVLIKQDHYFGRDSLYGTKQRDYPDNAERFGYFALAVLKAIDIMGINIDILHLNDWQTGLIPLFIKDKRLNIKTLFTIHNLGYQGNFPPGILDLLHIDRKYFSPDKIEFYSNVSFLKSGIVYSDFISTVSPTYAKEIRTKEYGVGMDGILNTRKNFLIGILNGIDYSLWDPETDQLIYKNYSINTVKDKEENKIKLGEEFNFDVKGKPLYGLVGRLAGQKGIDILVDMLNSFLKEDIRVIILGTGEKALEDVLISLQKQYPDKLKTLIKFDEATAHKIYAGSDFFMMPSQYEPCGLGQLISLKYGTLPIARETGGLKDTVDNYNEYTHCGNGISFSEYCSDDFLEAMQRAKKIYDNVKLYKQLQQNAMQCDFSWKRSADIYMKLFKRILQS